GACGTCCTTATGGATGGTCCCTAACAAAATTATGGAAGACAGAATACAAGGAGAATTCGATTAATGCTCACACACAAGATCTGGAAACATTGGCTCGCTCTCGTTATCGGAAGTCTTGTGATTGCAGGATGTGGAAGTACAGCTCGTCCTTCAGCATTACAGTCTCCTGATCATCACAAAAAACACATATCTCATGTAACATCGTCTTCATCTTCTGCTTCACCGCAGACGCATCAATCGGGGACTCTTCCTCCATCCATAGCTGCACAACTTCCATCTTACGTCATTCAAGGTGGCTCCCTGCATATGCCGGATTTTGCACATCTGAGCCTGTTACGACCTATCGTTCCATCTGATCTCCAAGCTTTAATTCAAATGTTTCAAACGTCCTTTACCAATGGCACTGTCTTGCCCGAAGCTCAATTGATTAAACTGGTGCCCACCTACTATCGGGGGAACACCATCCGTGACAATCCGATGCTCTTAGTCGCAGATACTATTCGTCACTTGGCCTATCCTCAGCAACACGCCCAAGGAGTGCAACAGGATGTCTTGATGTCGGCGGCAGTGGTGCTACCAGGAGGGACGACTCCGGTTTCGGCCACACTCGCTCACTGGACAACGAATTACCTCCAAGTCTTGGCCGTTCCCCTGAACATCGGGAACCTCGCATCCATCCATGTCGTCACAGTCGGCACCAATTATGTGGTGCCCATGAATGGGATCCAGGGATCATCCACACCCGGTGGCACCCCTCCACAAGGATCAGCGTTTCTCACAGCGACAGCGGGACAAACTCTGGGGAATGGGATGCAGGGATTGACCATCGATTTGCCGAGTGGTTATCATCTGGCATCGGTGCCTCTCAATGAAGTGATTGCGAATCCGGTATCCACTGTCGTCGTCCATGTCGGGTCTCAGTGGGAAGCAGTCTTTATTCAATGGCAACTGGCTCTCGCCTATACGAATCACGGGTGGTATGTCGTGTCTGTGAATGTGCAACCTCAAGCCCTCAACCAGACTCCGAATAACCCCAATGGCACGTTGGTGCCTGCGGAGCACCTCTAAAGGGTATTGAGAGACTCCCATCCCCGTCGATCACTACACAGGTGAGACGGGGATGGGATCTGATTAAGTCGGATCTTGCGAGAGAGCCCAGACCAGAGACACAACCCATCCGATCAGACCCCAGCCGAGCAAGGCGTTAAGTGCTAAAATAGCAATACGGTTGGTTTTATGCCGGGTAAAGGCTAGGATGGTGGGTAAGAAATAGATGCCGATGCCGACAAGAATGCCGAGAACCAGCACCACAAATAGGATGATAGCAGCAATGCTCATAATGTTACCCCTTTTGTTATCACAATAGTGTTGCGGCAGTGGAATATAAAACATATCGCTCAGCTTTGTTTAGAAGCGCTATGGGTCACTATCCCTTCCGTGACAAGAGTATCCAAGATTCGTTGCACCGCCACAATAGTTAGGAGCACCAGCCAATCATAAAAGAAATCATGATGTAGGATAAGGCAAATTCACTGAAAAGAGAGGCCAAGAACGGTGTTGCCACACATCCTCGATGGTGGCGGTGTGCTGAGAAGCGGGGAGTTCAATGACCACATTCCCAGTTCGTTGACCATGTGGAGGGATGGTGAAGACCGATTGAGCAGTCATGGATGGCCAGAGTGGGTCAGGGATGACGCTGGCACTGGGGTCATGAGGATACCAGAGATTGTTTAACTGGATGCCGTCCAGTTGACCGTCGAGCGTAAAGGTGACAGTAATCGGATTGGCTGGCCAGGTGGCCAGATAGGGGGTCGGGTTGGTAACAGTCACCCGGGCGAGCCAGACCTGATCCTGCACATGCGGATCTGCAAAGTCCGGAAGATCCGGCAACCGCTTCACGAGCTGCACATGCCATTGATCTTGGGTGACCACATCCACTGCAGCACGTTGCGCTCGCACAGCGGGGCTGACAGGCCGGGTGAAGATCCGGGCACTGATCGCTGCGATGACCAGAAGAATAATCAAGCCTCCGCCATAAGTCTGCCAAAAGCTCTGACGGGGCGGAGATACTGCTGAACGCTGACGCCGCATATGATATATCTGCCCTCCTAATCTCCGACATAGATCAGCCATTATTGCTAGTATTACTCAATAACTTTCTCCGTGTAACGTCTACAATGTTTTCGTCCTAACCTAACAACAGCGTGGGCATTCTCCCCATCATCTTAGCAACGTATATCCTCTCTACGCCTATCAAACTTGTGCGATTTTTGCGATGTCCCTATTTATGTCCCTATTTTCTATTTAATGAAATGGTCTTGTCTCGCAGGGACATTTTCAGCAACCATCTCGAGGCGTTCGATAAGGCACTCAAGATTAGTCTACTAGAGTCTCCTGGTTCAAAATTACCTGGAATAGAAATAATGATTTAACGCGGGTTTAAAATCCGCAAAGATGTGACGCGAACTTACAATCTTGTGATTGACTTTGGGAACACCTACGTTTTGTAATGTTTTCAACATGTTCCTGAAAAGGCATTAAACTGCTATTGCATCAGTTTTTCCATATAATCCCAATCTGTTACTATCTTCATAAATAGGCCGACTGCGAAAAACAATTTTCAGAAATAATACTCATCTTGAGGGAATAGTTCGCACTGATGCTCCGTGATTTTCTCCGAGGAACCTTGTCAACAATTCATATGTAGACACTTGCCCGTCAGAGATTTGAAAAATACAGTTTCCCAAAAATGTAGCAATAGTCGATATCAATCTTCTATTTTTGCGATGAATACGGATTTCTTTGATGGTAAATTATTTCGTCATCCCATCTTTAAAATCCTGCATTGGAGCTAAACTCTTACCGAATTTTTACAGCAAGCATGATGTGAAGAACGAAATGGTCTCCTGTCGGGTCACAGACTGGCAAACAGCGGCCGGTTGAGGAGTATCGATACGCGGAGTCGTTTTCGGGCGAACTTCCTGCTTATGATGTTACGAGCATCATAAGCGGGCACCAACACAGATGGGGCGTTCCAAGAAAAGAAACTAAGTCTTGCCCTATACAAATCATTATGATCACAACCTCGGCATTCCCTGACGCTCTCGACGCTGTGGGCCTGTTTCAAACTCACAGATTTGTTGGCTTCCGCGACGATGTTCAATACATGTTGCATCATCTGCTTCACCTGGCCAATCAGAACTTTTTGGTTGGCTGTGGAATTAACAGAGATAGCAGCTTGTTCGAATGTTCGAGATGCCGTCTGCATCGCATAGACATCAGAAAAAATTGCGTAACAGCGACTTCGACCCGAATGAGAGCATCTAGCTGTTGCGATGAAAAGATTTGGGCCATCTCCGAAGACGGAGGCAGATGCCATGACCATTGCAGCGACGTTGTGAGTAAATACACTGAATCATTTAGGCCAGCAAGAAGCACTAGTTCCACTGTCAGAACCGTATATTCGACACCTTGACGGATAGCGCGAAGTTTCAGGTGATCTTGCTTATCCCTTATGCCTGCTTGTTCATAAGGCGAATCGCATCATTGATGCATCAAAAAAAATGCGTATATTCGCTGTCGCTACCCAATGGTATGTGCACAGTCCTGTTTCCCTCCCTGCGGCAGCCATGGGCAATTATATATCATTTAAAAAATCAACGAATGATTTGTGTCCCAGATTGGCAAAAAATCGCTTCTAGAATGAGCCTCGAATTATTCGAGTGTCGTTATCAGACCGGTCGCATAGGAAGCGCTATTTTTGATAACATTGGTCGCTGGCAGTTGATTTGAGTTGAAGAGGACAGTTCCTATAGTAGTGAGGTTCATTGGGGCGGTATTCCGTCGGAGAACGGGGCATTGGATCTCCAAATGCCAGGACTGGTTCTTTCTGCTGCAGGCCAATGAGTCTATTACCGGTAATGTCAAGCAAAACCCAAGTATGTCTTGAAAGACAATGGATTCATCGTTGAGGACAGCATCTTTGTCTCTTTGCTTAACTATATTTTAGCTTATTGCAAATACGGCATAACCATGTTCAACTTTATTTCCTAACTGCCATTGCAAGACGACTTTTTCTTGTCCCCTAAATGACTTTCGAGGATAATATGGTTGAATATTAAAAAAGGCTACTTGGGTCGTCTTCCCTCCACCAGGAAACGACGTAAATGTCGGTCCCATACGCCAGCTTGTTTCGTGCTGATTTCTTGAATACAAAATGATATGCAAGTACCCTATACGAGCTTTCCCTAGATAAGTGGCCATCATTCCATCTCTCGGCAATATCATAATGCGCCAAGAATCAAGACCGTTCTGGTAAATTTGCACAGCCTTCCACGAACGGTTGGGACGAAGTGTCGTCGGCCGAGAGAATCCACAACTGGATAGCATTGCTGTCGAAACTATGATGGTACTTATGAGTTTTGTTGTATATTTCATTGACTATGTCCTGGGATGCATTCGAGGTTCACTGCACCCTGTACCCTTGTCAAAACAAAAAATTAAAAGCTATTTTTCTCATTTTTCACGATAGCACCACAAAAGGAAACGCACAACAAAAAAACACGCTATACAATAAAATATCGCGTGCACCTAATAAATTGGTGTCGGGAGGGGGACTCGAACCCCCACGGATTGCTCCATACGCCCCTCAAACGTAAGCGTCTGCCAGTTCCGCCATCCCGACGCATATTAAATTTGTGTTCGAGCTCAACTGCTTTTTCATTTTATCACAGACTTCCTCACGAGACAAATACCCCTTGATATTTCGCACTTTTCATTTTTTGACATCGAAAACCATGATTCCCCATACTGAAGCGAGGGCTCAGTGCAATAATGAAGGACTTCAGTATACCCACATATTCTGTAAAATCGTCGGATTCGCTGATTTACTTATCCTTCGTAGATATTTTCTGCCCTTTTAAACCTCTCGATCTTGTTATTCGCTTTGATACCGTGGTCAATGACATTTCCACGAGATCCGTTGGGAAGAAAAAAATCGGATTCGTCGTTTGCAGTGAACAATTGACGGTGGTTTTTGTTTCATTGAATCCTTATCTTCTCACTGCATTCCTTTCAGGACATAGGCAAGTCAATAGCAAAGATGGTGCGATGGGATTCACTTTCGATGACCCAATGTCCTCTAATTCGCAACACGATACTATTGGCAATCGCGAGTCCTAAGCCAAAATGGTGACTCGACGCAGGTTGTGCAGCCCGATAAAAACGGTCAAAAAGGTGCGCGAGAGTATCTTTAGAAATCCCAGGTCCTTGGTTTAAAACCCCGATGCGAACGCGGCGCGTTGTCGTTAAAGGAATCACGAATAATGTTACCGTCGTATTATCATCCGCATAGGTATCGGCATTTTCCACTAATATTCGCAGTACCGCCTCGAGAAGATCTGGCTCCGATAAAATATCTGGTATCGCCTGCGCGGTCAGATCTAGCGTTAATGGATGATGAAGGCACGTATCCCGTAAATTGGGCAGGATTTTTTGAAGGTAAGGCACCACTTCCAGCGGATGCAAAGGAGGAGGATCCTCTTGCTCCATGCGAGATAATTGCAGAAGACGATTCACCAAGGTTTCCATAGCCTGCGATTCCCGTGCCAACGCTTTTAGCGCCTGCGACCGGCTTTGAGGGTCATTCTGAGCCCATTGGGTTAAGGTGTGGATGTAACCACGAATAATGTGGATAGGGGTTCGAAGAGAATGAGCGGCATTACTGATAAATTGTCGCTCGCGTTCTTGCGCCTTGAGAAGGCGATCCAGCATGCTATTAAATGACTCCGTCAAAGAGACTACTTCCGTTAAGTTGGACGGAATAACAACGTGCTGACCGGTCTTACGGTTTAGGGTTACCGTGCCAGCCACCTCCTCCAAGGATCGCAGAGGCTCAGTGACTTGGCGCACAATGATAATGACGGCTAATATGCTACTCATCACTAACAGAAGTTCCCCAAAAACTAGAGCCGTGCGGAGCGTAGAAAGCAATGAGGCGGTTCGTGTAAGCCCATCGACTACAATCAGGTTGCGGTGCCGATTATCTAATATCAAGGGCGTATTAGCAAACACATAAGGTGTCCCGTTAACGTTAAACCATCCCGATACCCCAGCATTTGCCCACCCTTGCCGGGGCACACCGGGCGGCATTGGCCCGCTGGATCCGATGAACTGCCCATGTGGAGTTAACAACAGGAAATAGAGATGGCCCGTGGCTAAATCATTCAAATCTTCAACGGGAACCCGCGTGGGATGTTGGTGATTTTCTTCCATCAGCTTGAGGGCAGATGTTTTAGACGTCGTCACAATTTCCTGAATGCCTTCTCGTATCAAAGTGCTTTTGGCCAGGGAATAGACAAACCATCCCGAACTAATCCCCGCCAAAATGACCGCCACCCCAATGCTGATCATAAGTGCCCACGAAATTCTCAAGGTAGCGCGCCGCGGTTGCTTAGTCATGAGTTCCCCGCAGCATGTATCCGACTCCCCGTACGGTGGTAATCATAACATGACCTTCTGGGCTTAGATGATCGCGAAGTCGTCTCACGGTAACATCAACCACATTAGATTCACCATAGAAATCATAGCCCCATGCTTTTTCCAATAATTGATCCCGGGATAATACCCGATTCGGGTTTTGCATAAACACCAGAAGCAAGTCGAATTCTCGTCGGCTCAAACTCAAAAATACTCCATTTTGGGCTACCGTCCGTTCTTCCGGCCACAAACGCAAATCGTTAAATTCCAATACTGGGCCCGGATCCCCATGAGTTCTTCGAAGAATTGCCCGGATTCGCGCTAAAAGTTCCTCAACGGCATAGGGTTTTGTGACGTAATCATCAGCGCCGTCATCTAATGCATGAACCCGGTCATGAAGATCGTCTCGAGCAGTGATCATAATCATGGCCGCACTCGTGATATGGCGAAGTTGACGACACAAGGCAATTCCATCGCCGTCTGGAAGCATGATATCTAACAGGATGATATCATAAAAGCTGTGATGCACCATAGTATATGCCCTGTCCACCGTAGCTGCCACATCACATTGCCATCCCACATGGTTCAACTCATTTTGAAGCCAACGGGCTAATTCACTGTGATCTTCAACGATCAAAACCCGCATCGTTTCCTCCATTGCTTAATGATCTCCAGTATCCAGCTGCACAGACAAAATCTCTGATAACTGCGGATTGACATGAATTTTAGCGTACTGGCCATTAGTTAACATGAGTTCCACGATATAGGTTTTTCCATGATCTTCGCTCACAGTCCTCACCGTCGCAACTTGTCCTCCGCCAACGGCTTGACTCGCTATTTGAATAGCTTTGGCTTTAAGCGAAGTAGGATATCTCGCCGCAGAAGATGACGGTGACGTATTTGACAACAATTGATTAGCCAGAATTCTCCCCGTCTCCGTAGCAATATAAATGTGCCGCAAGTGTCCTCTCGGCGTCCGGATACGGTAGCGATAGACGAGATGACCATTCAAAATATCCGGTACTCCGGTTAAAATTTGACTATGAGGATATAAAGACCGCACAACGGCCAAAGATTTCTTGAACGTAATGGGGGCTAATGGCGTTTCGACCGGAATCTGGTGAAGAGTAACCATCCCCGGCAACATCAACACTCCTGAAAGAGCCAATGTATATACCGCAATAGACCACGGTCTTTGCCTTATCAAGGCCGCATCCCTCGTTATCATCCTAGAGGAAACCTCTTAGGGTCTCACTCCATTTTCGTTGCCCGTAAAACAAATTTGGCCACTTAATGATCCAAAGTTTGTTGAATTA
The Sulfobacillus thermosulfidooxidans DNA segment above includes these coding regions:
- a CDS encoding superinfection immunity protein, producing MSIAAIILFVVLVLGILVGIGIYFLPTILAFTRHKTNRIAILALNALLGWGLIGWVVSLVWALSQDPT
- a CDS encoding sensor histidine kinase yields the protein MTKQPRRATLRISWALMISIGVAVILAGISSGWFVYSLAKSTLIREGIQEIVTTSKTSALKLMEENHQHPTRVPVEDLNDLATGHLYFLLLTPHGQFIGSSGPMPPGVPRQGWANAGVSGWFNVNGTPYVFANTPLILDNRHRNLIVVDGLTRTASLLSTLRTALVFGELLLVMSSILAVIIIVRQVTEPLRSLEEVAGTVTLNRKTGQHVVIPSNLTEVVSLTESFNSMLDRLLKAQERERQFISNAAHSLRTPIHIIRGYIHTLTQWAQNDPQSRSQALKALARESQAMETLVNRLLQLSRMEQEDPPPLHPLEVVPYLQKILPNLRDTCLHHPLTLDLTAQAIPDILSEPDLLEAVLRILVENADTYADDNTTVTLFVIPLTTTRRVRIGVLNQGPGISKDTLAHLFDRFYRAAQPASSHHFGLGLAIANSIVLRIRGHWVIESESHRTIFAIDLPMS
- a CDS encoding response regulator transcription factor, translated to MRVLIVEDHSELARWLQNELNHVGWQCDVAATVDRAYTMVHHSFYDIILLDIMLPDGDGIALCRQLRHITSAAMIMITARDDLHDRVHALDDGADDYVTKPYAVEELLARIRAILRRTHGDPGPVLEFNDLRLWPEERTVAQNGVFLSLSRREFDLLLVFMQNPNRVLSRDQLLEKAWGYDFYGESNVVDVTVRRLRDHLSPEGHVMITTVRGVGYMLRGTHD
- a CDS encoding PepSY domain-containing protein, with protein sequence MITRDAALIRQRPWSIAVYTLALSGVLMLPGMVTLHQIPVETPLAPITFKKSLAVVRSLYPHSQILTGVPDILNGHLVYRYRIRTPRGHLRHIYIATETGRILANQLLSNTSPSSSAARYPTSLKAKAIQIASQAVGGGQVATVRTVSEDHGKTYIVELMLTNGQYAKIHVNPQLSEILSVQLDTGDH